From the genome of Solidesulfovibrio carbinolicus, one region includes:
- a CDS encoding glycosyltransferase: MPPKICLVTPEYPPLRWGGLARTALRVSEHLAGLGATVHVFHHRTVDGLPPLLDENRTTEYHGDIVVHEVTVGRETFPQGRALWDCPHTLTLQMLFESLEMLHREEGFDAFLSFFLYPTGFVAGLLAKREGRPHVACAVGNDVKKYVFSPEKTAACRSALENPDRLVFLAEDLLALADALVPIRDKSRVIYNSVVQGAARWPGPRKQGPFSVRAAGIFKHAKGLPYLIKAIAALRRTGEIVLDLAGETRPEEIPLRDALIDRYGLADVVRPHGVVPHEAMPEWLAQGDVFVLPSVSEGCPNVLMEAMAVGLPCVATRVGATTTLVEDGVSGLLVDWGEAGQLETALGRLRADPGLAAALGGQAARRMALFSPERERQEWEAVMREVVVW, encoded by the coding sequence ATGCCGCCCAAAATCTGCCTCGTCACCCCTGAGTATCCGCCCTTGCGTTGGGGCGGCCTGGCCCGCACGGCCCTTCGGGTCTCTGAGCATCTGGCCGGGCTTGGCGCGACCGTGCATGTGTTCCACCACAGGACCGTGGACGGTCTGCCGCCTCTTTTGGACGAGAACCGCACGACCGAGTATCACGGTGACATCGTGGTGCACGAGGTCACCGTGGGTCGCGAAACGTTTCCACAGGGCCGTGCGCTGTGGGACTGCCCTCACACCCTGACCCTGCAAATGCTCTTCGAGAGCCTGGAAATGCTCCATCGGGAGGAAGGTTTCGACGCATTCCTGTCCTTTTTTCTCTATCCGACAGGCTTTGTCGCTGGGCTTTTGGCCAAGCGGGAAGGACGGCCCCATGTGGCCTGCGCCGTGGGCAACGACGTAAAAAAATACGTCTTTAGCCCGGAGAAGACGGCGGCCTGCCGCAGCGCCCTGGAAAACCCCGACCGGCTTGTCTTTCTGGCCGAGGATCTCCTGGCTCTGGCCGACGCCCTGGTCCCGATCCGCGACAAATCCCGCGTCATATATAACTCCGTGGTCCAAGGAGCGGCACGCTGGCCCGGCCCCCGAAAGCAAGGGCCATTTTCCGTGCGCGCGGCCGGCATTTTCAAGCATGCCAAGGGACTACCGTATCTCATCAAAGCCATTGCCGCGCTGCGCCGAACCGGGGAGATCGTTCTGGACCTCGCCGGCGAAACCCGGCCCGAGGAAATCCCCCTTCGCGACGCCCTCATCGACCGTTACGGACTGGCCGACGTGGTGCGGCCGCACGGCGTCGTGCCCCACGAAGCCATGCCCGAGTGGCTGGCTCAGGGCGACGTCTTTGTCCTGCCCTCAGTGTCCGAAGGCTGTCCCAATGTGCTTATGGAGGCCATGGCCGTTGGCCTGCCCTGCGTGGCCACCCGGGTGGGTGCGACAACGACACTTGTGGAGGATGGCGTGTCCGGCCTGCTGGTCGACTGGGGGGAAGCCGGACAACTGGAAACGGCCCTGGGCCGTTTGCGGGCCGACCCCGGACTGGCCGCCGCTCTTGGTGGTCAGGCGGCCCGGCGCATGGCCCTTTTTTCTCCCGAGCGTGAACGTCAGGAATGGGAGGCTGTCATGCGTGAGGTCGTCGTGTGGTAG
- a CDS encoding glycosyltransferase family 4 protein, which produces MDRKARSDLRIGLLFHKNPLAAPVGIDLVRLRGLSLGLARLGANVAVVAPVAREGGRLGPVPVLPLAVLAEAGRFDVLKTCYHFSLELLGSYDGPLVCRFVRVVDETLPQRDAPFRERLLVAQSIARERAWGVVTNNAFNVRRWRQRYGDRQRVAMIPTGCPASLPPLGPNPFAPELPPVLFLGSLASRRMASMLSEAAERLREQAVVHFVGRNKTDLYGGRTIPVSPLVAIHGEMEERATWDYVRHARIGLALAAGPDVFDNDLSKVVAYLRGGLPVLGEARLTNSRIFCRHGFGAVFRYGDGHDLAAKAGAILAADYEAHRALVMTDTASRYSWDGLAVALLSFCRMAVGAS; this is translated from the coding sequence ATGGACAGAAAAGCGCGTTCCGACTTGCGCATCGGGCTGTTGTTCCACAAAAATCCCTTGGCTGCGCCCGTAGGCATAGATTTGGTGCGCTTGAGGGGCCTGTCCCTGGGGCTGGCGCGCCTCGGTGCGAACGTCGCCGTTGTAGCCCCGGTTGCCCGTGAAGGAGGTCGGTTGGGGCCGGTCCCGGTGCTGCCTTTGGCTGTTTTGGCTGAGGCGGGACGCTTTGATGTCCTCAAAACATGCTACCATTTTTCCCTGGAATTGCTTGGCAGCTACGACGGTCCCCTGGTGTGCCGGTTCGTGCGCGTGGTGGATGAGACGTTGCCGCAGCGGGACGCGCCCTTTCGAGAACGGCTGTTGGTTGCCCAATCCATCGCCCGGGAGCGGGCCTGGGGCGTCGTTACCAACAATGCCTTCAATGTACGGCGCTGGCGGCAACGCTATGGCGACAGACAGCGTGTGGCTATGATCCCCACGGGGTGCCCTGCGTCACTGCCGCCGCTGGGACCGAACCCTTTTGCCCCTGAGCTTCCGCCGGTGCTGTTTCTCGGCTCCCTGGCATCCAGACGTATGGCCTCCATGTTGTCCGAGGCGGCTGAACGCCTGCGGGAGCAGGCTGTCGTGCACTTTGTGGGCCGAAACAAGACTGATCTCTACGGTGGGCGGACCATCCCGGTGTCGCCGTTGGTCGCGATCCACGGCGAAATGGAGGAACGGGCAACATGGGACTATGTACGCCATGCTCGTATCGGGCTGGCCCTCGCCGCCGGTCCGGACGTCTTTGACAATGACCTTTCCAAGGTCGTGGCCTACCTGCGTGGAGGGCTGCCGGTGCTTGGTGAGGCGCGCCTGACCAACTCCCGGATTTTTTGCCGACACGGCTTCGGAGCCGTGTTCCGCTACGGCGACGGTCATGATCTGGCGGCTAAGGCCGGGGCAATTCTTGCGGCGGATTACGAGGCTCACCGCGCTTTGGTCATGACCGATACTGCTTCTCGTTATTCCTGGGACGGATTGGCCGTCGCACTGTTGTCTTTTTGCCGAATGGCGGTCGGAGCTTCGTGA
- the tnpA gene encoding IS200/IS605 family transposase, protein MNDYESLSHSVWDCKYHVVWIPKCRKKVLYGQLRVHMGEVLRELARQKESRVVEGHLMPDHVHMLISIPPKYAVASVVGFVKGKSAIHIARSFMGRRRNFVGQNFWARGYFVSTVGLDEALVREYIRKQEHEDRRLDQLKLM, encoded by the coding sequence GTGAACGACTACGAAAGCCTAAGCCACTCGGTATGGGACTGCAAGTACCACGTGGTTTGGATCCCAAAGTGCCGCAAAAAGGTTCTGTATGGCCAACTACGCGTGCATATGGGTGAAGTTTTGAGGGAACTGGCCCGGCAGAAGGAGAGTAGGGTGGTCGAGGGGCACCTTATGCCTGACCACGTGCACATGCTCATCTCCATCCCTCCAAAATATGCAGTCGCTTCTGTTGTTGGTTTCGTCAAAGGGAAAAGTGCGATTCACATAGCAAGAAGTTTTATGGGGCGACGAAGGAACTTCGTGGGACAGAACTTTTGGGCGCGAGGCTACTTCGTTTCAACCGTCGGCCTGGATGAGGCTCTTGTTCGTGAGTACATCAGAAAGCAAGAGCATGAAGACCGTAGACT